A region from the Aegilops tauschii subsp. strangulata cultivar AL8/78 chromosome 5, Aet v6.0, whole genome shotgun sequence genome encodes:
- the LOC109774975 gene encoding mitochondrial phosphate carrier protein 3, mitochondrial, producing MASRQSLLPSFLYAASSGAAMPDGRGAPVVARAPSEPPFGKIDMFSPAYYAACGFGGAAACGLTHAAVTPLDVIKCNIQIDPAKYKSISSSFSIVLKEQGVRGFFRGWAPTFLGYSAQGAFKYGLYEVFKKEYTDMAGPEYAAKYKTLIYLAGSATAEVVADVALCPMEAVKVRVQTQPGYARGLRDGFPKIVRAEGYAGLFRGMVPLWGRQIPYTMMKFATYENIVEMAYRHLIPTPKEQCSKPLQLGVSFGSGYIAGVFCAAISHPADNLVSFLNNAKGATVGDAVKNLGLWGLFTRGLPLRIVMIGTLTGTQWVIYDSFKVMAGLPTTGGAPAAAPREEA from the exons ATGGCGTCGCGGCAGTCGCTGCTCCCGAGCTTCCTCTACGCGGCGTCCAGCGGCGCCGCCATGCCGGACGGGAGGGGCGCGCCCGTCGTCGCCAGGGCGCCGAGCGAGCCGCCGTTCGGGAAGATCGACATGTTCTCGCCGGCGTACTACGCGGCCTGCGGCTTCGGCGGCGCCGCCGCGTGCGGGCTCACGCACGCCGCCGTGACGCCGCTCGATGTCATCAAGTGCAACATCCAG ATCGACCCGGCCAAGTACAAGAGCATCTCCTCGTCGTTCAGCATCGTGCTCAAGGAGCAGGGCGTCCGAGGCTTCTTCCGGGGCTGGGCGCCCACGTTCCTGGGGTACAGCGCGCAGGGCGCGTTCAAGTACGGCCTGTACGAGGTGTTCAAGAAGGAGTACACCGACATGGCCGGCCCGGAGTACGCCGCCAAGTACAAGACCCTCATCTACCTCGCCGGCTCGGCCACCGCCGAGGTCGTCGCCGACGTCGCGCTCTGCCCCATGGAGGCCGTCAAGGTGCGGGTGCAGACGCAGCCCGGCTACGCCAGGGGCCTGCGCGACGGATTCCCCAAGATCGTCAGGGCCGAAGGCTATGCAGG GCTGTTCAGAGGAATGGTTCCTCTTTGGGGGCGACAGATTCCTT ACACCATGATGAAGTTCGCAACCTACGAGAACATCGTGGAGATGGCGTACAGGCACCTCATCCCCACCCCCAAGGAGCAGTGCAGCAAGCCTCTGCAGCTCGGGGTGAGCTTCGGGAGCGGCTACATCGCCGGAGTCTTCTGCGCCGCCATCTCGCACCCCGCCGACAACCTGGTCTCCTTCCTCAACAATGCCAAGGGCGCCACCGTCGGAGAC GCTGTCAAGAACCTCGGCCTCTGGGGACTCTTCACGCGGGGCCTTCCGCTCCGCATCGTCATGATCGGCACACTGACCGGCACCCAGTGGGTGATCTATGATTCCTTCAAAGTCATGGCTGGACT GCCAACAACCGGTGGGGCTCCTGCTGCTGCCCCAAGGGAAGAAGCCTAA
- the LOC109774979 gene encoding alpha carbonic anhydrase 7-like, producing METARRRRAGAAGPAFASAILVIFAFSCVESKPARARTPEHAPGPASAPAHAPGSAPEPAHGPHPAVASHALFNYKDKDPTGPDKWAKLNKGWAACGDGKKQCPIDICKVEINKDMGPLDQAYKSSACTLENRGHDFILQWKGGNGKLTIEKKDYVLQQVHWHVPSEHTVNGTRFDMELHMVHEDSSKARAVISVLYSTKEAGDPDKTLTDLAPYFKRLAGKYNEDEDVKEPVDPSVWVDKASSYYRYDGSLTTPPCTEGVLWNILSKVKHVSKKHIKMMESVSEKPQPNARPAQKMNDRVVRYFEGKEAKD from the exons ATGGAGACGGCTCGCCGGAGACGTGCTGGAGCCGCCGGCCCTGCCTTCGCTTCGGCCATCCTTGTGATCTTCGCCTTCTCATGTGTGGAATCTAAACCGGCGCGGGCGCGAACGCCAGAGCATGCGCCTGGACCGGCGTCGGCACCTGCCCATGCGCCTGGGTCGGCGCCGGAGCCTGCCCATGGGCCTCATCCGGCGGTAGCCTCTC ATGCTCTGTTCAACTACAAGGACAAAGACCCAACTGGTCCCGACAAATGGGCCAAGCTGAATAAGGGCTGGGCTGCCTGTGGCGACGGCAAGAAGCAGTGCCCGATCGACATCTGCAAAGTGGAGATCAACAAGGACATGGGCCCTCTAGACCAGGCCTACAAGTCAAGCGCATGCACACTGGaaaaccgcgggcacgacttcaTC CTGCAATGGAAAGGTGGGAATGGCAAGTTGACGATCGAGAAGAAGGATTACGTGCTCCAGCAGGTACACTGGCACGTACCCTCGGAGCACACCGTCAATGGCACCAG GTTCGACATGGAGTTGCACATGGTTCACGAGGACTCCAGCAAGGCGCGCGCCGTCATCTCCGTGCTCTACTCCACCAAAGAGGCCGGCGACCCCGACAAGACGCTGACTGAT CTGGCGCCGTATTTCAAGAGGCTCGCCGGCAAGTACAACGAGGACGAGGATGTGAAGGAGCCCGTTGATCCGTCCGTCTGGGTCGACAAGGCCTCGAGCTACTACAGATACGACGGCTCCCTCACCACTCCGCCTTGCACCGAAGGGGTTCTTTGGAACATCCTCAGCAAG GTGAAACACGTGTCAAAAAAGCATATCAAGATGATGGAGTCGGTGAGCGAG